The Sulfurimonas hydrogeniphila genome includes a window with the following:
- a CDS encoding HpcH/HpaI aldolase/citrate lyase family protein — protein MLSEITQAYENRDLAALDALAVPTFRHINKKNSFKSVLMLSCHNIKHLSKIESLEAECIMLNLEDGVSKEDKPFALALAAVFLSQLKKSDKKLVVRVNALDKGGYDEIAYLNQFMPDAVRVPKIKNKEEVKNVLALLHDDIDLHLSIETAQAWHNLSSLKINKRVGVFYLGILDLFADMGLSQSLINLQNPTVKYMLAHFLVTARAMKVKPVSFVFQEFEDLKTFEQWLLLEKEMGYDAKACISPGQVKLVHKIFVDTEEELKRAKIIVKLFEMHRDEGITGFVDEEYGFIDEPIYKGALKLLAAQTA, from the coding sequence ATGTTAAGTGAAATTACACAAGCGTATGAAAACAGGGACTTGGCTGCACTTGATGCTTTGGCTGTGCCAACATTTCGCCACATCAACAAAAAAAACAGTTTTAAATCAGTATTGATGCTTTCTTGTCATAATATTAAACATCTTTCTAAAATAGAAAGTCTTGAAGCAGAGTGCATTATGTTAAATCTGGAAGATGGTGTAAGCAAAGAAGACAAACCTTTTGCTCTCGCTTTGGCAGCTGTTTTTCTCTCTCAACTTAAAAAGAGTGACAAGAAACTGGTTGTTCGGGTGAATGCTTTGGATAAGGGTGGCTATGATGAAATTGCCTATCTTAATCAGTTTATGCCTGATGCTGTCCGTGTACCAAAAATTAAAAACAAAGAAGAAGTAAAAAATGTACTGGCTCTTTTGCATGATGACATAGACTTGCATCTTTCTATAGAAACAGCCCAGGCCTGGCATAATCTTTCTTCTTTGAAAATAAACAAAAGGGTAGGGGTGTTTTATCTTGGGATTTTAGATTTGTTTGCCGATATGGGGCTTTCACAGAGTTTGATTAATCTGCAAAATCCGACTGTGAAATATATGCTTGCACATTTTTTAGTTACAGCCAGAGCTATGAAAGTAAAACCTGTTTCCTTTGTGTTTCAGGAATTTGAAGATTTAAAAACTTTTGAACAATGGTTACTACTTGAAAAAGAGATGGGATATGATGCAAAAGCCTGTATCTCACCGGGACAGGTGAAACTTGTACATAAAATATTTGTAGATACAGAAGAAGAGCTAAAAAGGGCAAAAATCATTGTGAAACTCTTTGAGATGCATCGTGATGAGGGTATTACCGGTTTTGTAGATGAAGAGTATGGGTTTATTGATGAGCCGATATATAAAGGTGCCTTGAAACTGTTGGCCGCACAAACAGCTTAA
- a CDS encoding c-type cytochrome — MKHIFFLMIPLFVYASSTFITPMEYASQLYKNPRGIGCQNCHGENGEGKVIADYVHKKKKKSFVGPRINNIEFDSFYRVLNQRKRGMPRYFLTTEEIQALYLYLHKNDKKKKDVK, encoded by the coding sequence ATGAAACATATCTTTTTTTTAATGATTCCCCTGTTTGTATACGCTTCAAGTACTTTTATAACACCGATGGAATATGCTTCACAACTTTATAAAAACCCAAGAGGCATAGGCTGTCAAAATTGTCACGGAGAGAACGGGGAAGGGAAAGTCATAGCTGACTATGTGCATAAAAAAAAGAAAAAAAGTTTTGTCGGCCCAAGAATCAACAACATTGAGTTCGATAGTTTTTATAGAGTTTTAAACCAAAGGAAAAGAGGTATGCCGAGATATTTTTTAACGACAGAAGAAATTCAGGCATTGTATCTGTATCTGCACAAAAACGATAAAAAGAAAAAAGATGTTAAGTGA
- the folD gene encoding bifunctional methylenetetrahydrofolate dehydrogenase/methenyltetrahydrofolate cyclohydrolase FolD, with amino-acid sequence MQILDGKALAKKIENNVADEVAKLKAQTDRTPGLAVILVGQDPASQAYVSMKKKACDRVGFYSVSHEMPEDISQDAIENTIKMMNQNPNIDGILVQLPLPPQIDTTKILELVDPAKDVDGFHPYNVGRLVTNLDGFVPCTPLGVMELLQEYDIDVKGKNCCVVGASNIVGKPMAALLLNADATVEVCHIFTDDLKKHTLNADIILVGVGVINLIKEDMVKDGAIIIDIGINRADNGKLVGDVDFENVSKKCSYITPVPGGVGPMTIAMLLSNTLKAAKLNAQDKD; translated from the coding sequence ATGCAGATTCTTGATGGGAAAGCACTTGCAAAAAAAATTGAAAACAATGTGGCAGATGAAGTTGCCAAATTAAAAGCACAAACAGACAGAACTCCAGGACTTGCCGTAATACTTGTAGGGCAGGATCCTGCAAGCCAGGCATATGTCAGCATGAAGAAAAAAGCCTGTGATAGAGTCGGTTTTTACTCAGTCAGCCATGAAATGCCAGAAGACATTTCTCAAGATGCGATAGAAAATACCATCAAAATGATGAATCAAAACCCAAATATTGACGGAATACTTGTGCAGCTTCCTCTGCCTCCGCAAATAGATACAACAAAAATTCTTGAACTTGTTGATCCTGCAAAAGATGTTGACGGTTTTCATCCCTACAATGTAGGACGCCTTGTCACAAATCTGGACGGTTTTGTACCCTGCACACCACTTGGTGTAATGGAACTTTTACAAGAGTATGACATTGATGTAAAAGGAAAGAACTGTTGTGTTGTCGGTGCTTCGAATATTGTCGGAAAACCTATGGCTGCTCTTTTGCTCAACGCAGATGCTACTGTTGAAGTATGTCATATATTTACAGATGACTTAAAAAAACATACATTAAATGCAGATATTATTCTTGTCGGTGTCGGCGTTATTAATCTTATCAAAGAAGATATGGTAAAAGACGGTGCCATCATCATAGATATAGGAATCAACAGAGCAGACAACGGCAAACTTGTCGGTGATGTGGATTTTGAAAATGTAAGTAAAAAATGCTCATACATCACACCTGTTCCCGGCGGTGTCGGACCGATGACTATTGCAATGCTTTTGAGCAATACTCTCAAAGCCGCAAAACTCAATGCACAAGACAAAGATTAA